GGATAGTTCACCCAAACAAATAATGATCCATGAACTGAACAAGTACCACTAAAACTTACATGAGAAGGAAGAGTTGATTGTGACCAAACATAAGAAATACCTTGCTCCTTTTTGGatgttaatatttgaaataacacTGATACTATTAAATGGATCAAACTGAAAGTTAAAAATGCCTCAAGGCTGAAAGCAAGAGTCAGCTTGCATGTACTTTCAAATAAATGCATGTAGTTTATACAGGAGGGTGGATTAATAATCAGAAAAAGAGCATCACTTCCTCAAACCAAGAGAATagtaagaaatgaaaaacatcttAGCTGGCAGGAACCAACAGTAtgtggaaataaaaatatgttataacagaaagaaaaaaatataagtttgagTAATCAAATACCAAAATtctatatagttattttattcaTGTAAGTCAGTCAAGtacaaaagttacatttcaaatagtgataaaaaaaattgtcaaaaaattacaaaatttgtttgtCTTACATAATGAATGGTATTTTATGACActtgaataatttaattattacaataaatgctttagaaatgttataaaaactgtttaagtttTCCTTGAAagcttattttatatatcaaaaataaaatattccaccAAAACTGATAAATAGTATAGCTCACTCTGCATCTTTAGAACGATCACGTCGAGTTGGAATATTTGGAGTAAAAACTCTCTTTGGTATTCCCCCTAATGTTAAGTCTCTTGGTCCTCGGATAGATGGTAGTCtgcaaatacatttaaaatacaacagGAGACAGTATGTTGATGATCACTCTTGTGATGACAACAACcagtataatacaataaacatatttattgtataagAATCAAGTATTTTGGAATACATTTATTTCACCATCAGTAAAGCTGGGAAAAGATGTATGAAAAGTTTAATACAGAAAAGACAAGATCTGAACAATAATGAAACTATTGGCTTATTAAAGCAgtgaaaatacaaacatatcaAAACAATGAAGTAAACTTGAGATatgaacattaattttattacaaaatgaacAAAGGTGAAGAAAATgagttaatattaaaactattaaactattaaattatgaTTAGTAGTAATCATAATTCAAAGTACAAGTGGTATAAATTGATAGTTATCAAAATTCAACAAGTTTTTAGCTGAGGGCATCTCTAAACAGTTATGACTaggatgttttgttttgtttctttgtaataccATATTTTTAACACAAGTTTTAGGTCCAAAGATACAGTTGTAATGAAGGCAAAGTCTGATTATACAGGTAAAGTACAGGTCATATTATTACTGACAACTTCAAAAGTGTATATGTAGAAGCAGTCAACAGAGTGTATAGATCATTAGAAAgatgaattaaataattattctttataattatatgaattattttgaatTCATACAGAATTTATACCTGTGACAACAAAGAACTAGCTTTTGCTTAGATGGTAAGACTAATACCTTTCTCAGTGACCATCAACTCTCCAGTTTCAATACCAAGCTCACAACTGTTAAAgctatatttcttatttaattcagCTCATCTACTTAAAAGTAGATAAAAGATATTTGAAACCAGATGAAATACTCCCAAAATTCAGTACCAAGAGATCTAAACTCCAAAATTCAGAATCAAAAGTGAGTAATGTTTGTAATGCACCTAAATCTATAtccttaaaaacaacatttcgGACTAAAATACACAACAAAAGTTTTTGTATCTATAATTTATATACCTCGCACCACGACCTAAGGGAACACCTGCACGTCCTAGAAGTCCTTTTGGTAAGCTGGTTATGTCTGAAGAACTACTACTACCTGCTCCACTGTTAGAGGATTCATTTGAAGTTTTCTGGTTGGGATTCATTCTTAGATTTTAACTTTCTGTGAAAGTGAATACACTAAAAAAATATACATGGTAAATATGTAATTACACCAGTTTCCTACTATGGAGAATGTAAATACatgaacttcattttttttttcaataattattacttattttatttctagtgtACCCTAATGGAAAGTTGAAACTATATTAGCACAAGTAACTGGTTAATAACAGATCATATGATAAATTATCTTATGCGAGAAAATTGCTATTCAGACATAGGATAACCAAAATAAGTTGTTCTTTaaaggaaataaaagtaaaaaaactaaaatgataATCCCACGTTGCTTAGAGTAAGCATGTGCAAAAATATATTCAGGCACATTAATTATCAGCATTTTTGgtggatataaaaaaaaaaaaattgacacaaTCTGACATATTgcaatagaaaattatttaattttaattgtagctaaattttagtttaattttaattattcctGACAAAATTGTTTTCATGTTCATTCCAACAAAagcctaatttttttatgtaatcagAATAAATACCAGTGAGACAGTACATATAATATCTGGAGtacaacaaaaccaaaacagattACAAGATATACACAGAAGATATGCaagtttaaagaagaaaaaagaaattttataaaaaattataataatgtaatatcatttcaattttataaaaacacCAGAGAGTTGCTTCCCAGTGATTGGTTGGCAagattattaacaaaaataaacaatgctGAACTGTTATTGAtggttactttattataaaacccaaacaaacaaattatgaaacATGCCTATCATTCTGGAAACAAATTATCAgtaatatagtaaaaataatctAAGATTGTTGAATCCTTGATGTTAAAGTTACAATATAGCACTTGTATTAAATGATTAACCATGAGCAGAAATTACATCATTTAGTGtcatattaattaatcaaaatcaCCAAGAAATAAATTATCCCTGAAAATGATCAACTAATCAATATTAGAATTTCTGATTAttgctattttttaatttttataattatccatgtaattaaaatattgccattatgTTTCATTGCTGTTATGCACAACAGTATAATGAGCTATTTAGATGTGGCAGTATCtgcaaccatttttttttctcctttttatttCTTGAACTGCTAACTAAAGGAAAGGAGGATGTCTAGTATCATCTGTCACTAAGTATTTTCTTTCTGACTAGAGAAAGGGTAACTATCTGGTAGTACCCATTGCCAACATTCTCTTCCGTTTTTTCCCCTTTCTTGAATTGAGCTACTGATTAGAGAGAGGGCAACTACTTGGCACCACCcttctctttttattttgcttacaAGTATCATAATTACTAGTACACTTTACTAATAAATCCATCAATTAGTAAACACCATTAACTGCCCAACTATACTCAATATTCACCACCAGACTTATCAAATCATTTTAATGAATTGCTTGGCTTATTCTAATGGAAAAATACTGTGCTCTGTTATTTGATGCttcatatgtaaaatatttctcaaatattgGCAAACCATTAGAAGTTACTATTTCATAATGACAAGTGTTAAacctagtttattttaaatatgttacaaaccCTGGTATCTGTCCATACATTTGTTTGGCTCCCTTTTTAGTGGCTGTATCTCATGGTGCACTTAAAAAGCTGCATGCACAtgcaaagctcaacattcacttttgaattGATGAGAGAACAGGCAAAAATAATGCTGATGTCAAATTCtatttcacaagcaggatattctacattaaattgTTAGGAAGTAATGTGATGCAAGTTAAAGAATGGAAATGTAGATTTATTGTATGTCATTGCTGAATGGCTTTTAGTATAGATGAagtgctcaacaattactttttgaAGTGAATGGTATAAATAGCTAGGAGCTTTGGCTTTGAGTGATACCAAGGAtgcaacacagtaaacctttctaaagtctatgaaataatttaaattgatagattaactatTTCCCATCACTGGATATAGGTACCTTTGCTTGtttccaaataaaactatttcaaaatagTTCCCATGGCATCTGTCATCTACAAGTAAAGTTTCACCAAGTGCATCATTgattaaatattgtgaaatattagAAGGAAAAAACAAAGACAGGAATGAGAATTTTACAAGAAAATTTTGACCATAAAAAAATCAAGGaatttttaatacaccaatatgTGGGAATGCTGGTTGAGCATGTTGACAGTTTGTTGTCAGCACTGAGGAGCAACTTATGTACAACTGCAGTGCAAGCAGTAGCAAATAACACTGAAAAATACAAAGAGGAAGAGCAAGCTCTTAAAAAGTATAGAGAATCCTTTCAAGATTCAGTGgcttataaataaaaagataaatattttacatgagcTTCCTTAAGTTAGGTCTAGGAATGAATTACTCAGCATGATATAAGgcttaaattaatttaaagattAGCAGGATCAGAATTGTATAATCAATCAATATAATCACTTATCTACAGACATTGTTTTTAGTATAGTATAGAGAATCCTTTCAAGATTCAGTGGCTTAGATATAGAAagagataaatattttacatgtgcTTCCTTAGGTTAGGTCTAGGATTGAATTACTCAGATGATATAAGgcttaaattaatttaaagattAGCAGGATTAGAGTTGTATAATTAGTCAACATAATCACTTATCTACAGACATTGGTTTTATTAATTATCACTTAAAATAGTTAACTGAAGTTATCATTAAATCAATTGacagaaaaatgttatattaattaaaatcagATTATTACTGTTTGGATTATTCAAACAATTCAAGTAATTGAAATACTGCAATTATGAATGTTTCATTGTTATCTTAAATCAATTCAAAGTCGAACAGCTTAACTGATAAGTTTCACAACTTGTGAAATTAATCAACTaacaaaaattttagttttagattattattactatttccaATGATTCCTATTATCTAAGTCTTATGTGAAAATAAGAGATTATTGAAATGTAATTGAATAATGAGAATAAAACTAGTCAATTTCATCAACTGCCCAAGTGTAAAACATGGTGGTTGGCTTTTGTAATGGTTTTCCTCCATGAATTAAGGGCAATGTCTCACCAGatcaaaaaattacagaaatacatTGGATGTTAGCCCTGAGGGATGACCATGTCTCTTCTGCACTAGAAGGACTGATATTACTGCCTCATCCTTTCTCAAACTCTTTACAGCTTTTCAAAATGATGAAAGTTTGTGGCCAACTAATGCTCCGAGACCATTATTCCAAACTTCAGAGTTATTTGTGCAGTTTTCTCCAGCCAGTGTGACTGCATGAACATCCCATGTAACCCAAGAGTATCAAGGAAGTATTTGATGCATTATGGTAGGCACTTTGTTGCAAACGTTTGGTGTTattttgataaagcataagatgcatactttgtaaaatattataaaatttgaatgcagtaatcaaatgaagtcaTCCACCAAAATttctaacttttataaatattcaacaaatttccTTGAATGATGTTTCAATTGTGGACAACTGATCTAAGCTTATGAGATGACTGGGTTATTAAAGtctactttttcttcagttttttctgataaagatttaagcagtattcttgtaaaccttgaatagtgggcaggtgaCAAAGGATTGAAAGTTAACTGATACTCCTCCTCTTTTCAAGAgaggtaataaaaattgtcccaTTAATTATAAGCAGTCATACAGCAGATGTGGGAAAATTTTGAAAAGTctaataaaagatgttttgcaaagtcGTTTAACAGGATTAATGTCACAAGCAGGGTCAAGTTTCGAAACCTTTGCTTCTTTTAGCCTACATCAAtggtataaatgaaaaaaaatggtcaataacttacttaaatttgctgataataTCAAAGCCTTGGGTGTTGCTGGAtgtgaagaggatgttgctgctttacaaaatgatttagattatttagtgagttggacaaataaatgataGATgggttttaatcataataaatgcaACATAATGCaaatgggttatcataatttaaattataagtataatgcAGAGGGAAATAACAGTGTCAAGAAAGAAAGGGATCTTAGcataatggttgatcagtctctgaAATCATCCAAACAGTAcaataggattttaggttttaCCAACAAAAGTATTAAATACAAGTGTAGAAAGGTATAATTTCACTGATATGATACTGGTGAGGCCACATatggagtactgtgttcagtcttggtctCCTTACTGTAGGAAAGAAAACTgttagaaagggttcagaggaaaATTACCAGAATGATGCTTGGGATGGAAGGTTTGTCATATGCAGAAATATCAAATTCTTTGAaacttttctcttgaaaaaagatgGACTAGAGGGGATCTAACTAAGGagttttaagattgtaaagagaactgacagtattgatgtttcatttttttcatattcaatGACAAGAACAGTAGGATTaggggacataaatataaattttagcaagGTAGGAACCAtcttcatttaatatatttttattattttaacaaggtAGTTAGCCTTTGGacttgataactatatgaataataagggTTGACTTtgagatttttaatttataataatctaGAGGGTGTGACAGCCaagatgaaccaacaggtcccttggtgtccctaaacattatatatgttacacaaattacaaaacAAGTCTTAGTAAAGTTGCTCAAGAGGCAAGGGATACTATTATCTTTTACTAGTTTCAGTTTTCTTATTCTTTGTGCACATAGTATAATACATTTGAGATGAACATAAAGGCCATATGAAAGTTGTATTATTACCCTGtaataactgatttaaaaaattaGGTACAGTGAGTTGGAACAGTATATAAGACAACTGTCCTAGCCATATACATTATGCAACTCTTTCATATTGAAATTTACCTGACTTGTGATACATAATTCCCTAGTTTTCGGATAAAATTTCTAAATTCGCTGACCTATGCGAACAGGATCAATAATGTCATATGCATGAGCATCTGGAGAATAAATTTTAGACCTATACTTCTGTGCTCCCCactagaaataattttatcaacCTATGTAATGAGAGTCCCCATCTATGTAAATCTCTTGATCATTTCTGAATCTAATCTGTCCTCAACTTTCAAGGCTTATGTATTTACTATActacttattactattagtaatagTATTATAGTACAAATATTATCCTTTGTATTACTATCAGCGACTATTATTAATTTAGGCACTACTATGtatcagtattattatttaacttgaaACTTTTAAGCATATCTAATGTTATGCCTACCTCTAGGCTATAACAGTTTGATTAACTTCACGTAAATTCTGAAGTTTAATTTCCAtcaatgtattatataaatattacagattCAACTCTTGCAACTTTTCTCTCAGTGTAAGCATTTATTCTCCTCATCACTTTTCATATCAATGCCTCTTATTTCAGAACGATTCGCCCTCTCACGGAATACATTGTCATTGCGCCAAACTCTGAATAATTTCACAACTAATAGTGAGTCTTTCATCATCAAATTTAGTAAATCGTTACACTATAACACAGaagtttacatataaatatattacattttatcgCATAATTGTACACATATATTGTagaatttacaataaatattatgaaataactaGTAGTTTGGAGCCATAAGCATGGACCCTAATCCAGATTTTCTCAGGCAGTGGATCGCAAACAGGATTCCAGGGAATCGCTAACTGCCTGCGTCGAGccatcatttttttttaagttctcgAGGTGTTTAGGAAGTGCACATATCACATTTGTTATGAACTATGACGTGCTGCGCCGAGAAATACTACTCATGTATTTTGTCATTTACTTGGTCTATACTCTATAGTctgaaatttatcaccaatatGCTGAATGATGCATTTCGATTCTCCAGGTTTTGTATAGAAGACGTACTAgtgaaaaatgaataattaaaattttatatccaTACTGAATGACAGAACGAATGAGTTATTTTCGTTTTGAATTAATCTAAATGTTAATACGtatttgaaaaaattgttaagCCATAAGTGTATGTTCAGTTTACTACAATACTTACAAGATATACATAAAATTTTACCgtaaatcaaattttaagtaTTGAATTTTCATTGATATATTAAGTATACAAATCCGAGAGGTGTCGCTAGGAGAGTTTCTTTGGAAAGGGAATCGAAAATTTTTGTTTCGTATATTGGCGCTAAGATTCAAGCTCTTAATAaggtaaatagaaaaataatatatacagttcAGAGCTAGAGTATGAATTGTGGGATAATTTAAACGTGTAATGTTTACAGCCGTAGTCacattatttctatatattaaatttaagaaaGTAGCAGTATACTTAAGCGACAGACATTTTTTGTACAGTCTTGTTACATTTGATTTTTAATCCTATAGCCACTACTTTTACTGTTTTACTACTTTTATAAGTAGCGCCCAGTACTGAGTAATATCTACGACTCGCAAAACGTTTGGGGTAATTTTCATATCTGTCACATCAATTTTCTTTATTCTGTCATTTCCACGTACGACATATAAGATACTCTTTCTTGCAAGTTGCAGGCATTCTGTGTTAATTCGGTGAATcctattatatttgaaaaaaaaatcaaataagctCACTTAGATGTAACTTCATTTAATAATACTCACGCAAAGTAAATAATGTAATAGGGGTATTTATAAACAGTGTACagagtatgaaacagttatgagcGTTCAGTGTATGATACGATTTTACcagttgaagtaaagaaactcgcagaaatgaaaaataaaacccgTAATAATGAAGACGTAGctcaaaaaaatgtttataacagtAAATGAAAATACCGAGGTTAACTTTTTGCAAAGTAgagtaaatataaagttatagtgAAGGCAAACTTGTGTGATATTCAAAAACATATGTATCAGAATGCTTTCCACAAAGTGATTAGTGAATGGTTTTAAATGAACTATGCATGCATATTGTAGACCTAAACAAGTCAAAAAAGtgcatatatttattgtaatgttcatTTTTTGCAGGAAATTACATATGATTTaatggtgtttgtttgttatgaaatactttgcaaataaaaaaaatttaaattgaagCTGGTCATAACATGATGATAACAACATTGTGTAGCATACTCATTGCATTAAAAAGTTTGTGTAAGTGAAAAACAGGTAAGATGACTATGAATTGAAAGGCCAAAATGCAATTTGGACTGCTTGAATAAAGACCTTTCTAACAATATGGCATTTGTAGCAATTGACTGAGAAATTAGCGAGAAACATTTCGGACAGGCACAAGTGTTTCATTTATATTGCTTAGTTTTAATGCATATTGCAATGAATATATATAAGCATTACTTAAACTGAAGTAGATAATAAAACTTATGAATTAGTTAAAACTTGGAGGTTTAGCCCTTTTTTGcctattattttttacattaataattaccCATAAAATGTATATGCAACTATCATGTTTACACAAgagttttttcttgttgttgttatctTTTTACTTCTTAGATTTTAAATCTGCCATTCTTATCAATGTGCCTTTGAGTTAACCTTTGGAATACATAGTGATATAACTAAATACTGCTTGTATTAGAGTTGTAGACTGataatggttttaatattttaaaatgttatttcactAATTGTATCTACTAACATAATCtatttaaaattagtaaaacCATGTAGCTTATATCTATATTCATTATTAAGTGATACAACAGTCATTATTAATAGAGcatccttttaaaataaaacattctatgcCAGTTGACTTGATATTACTCAGCAAATGGGTTTTGGATCAAGGAagtgagaaaaataatattagcAGTCCTGGAGACTGATTTATGGTATATTTTTGgttttgtgtttatatagtattttggTAAAGAATGTAGACCTATAGATGTAGAGCTGACTTGATCTTAGCTGATTTCCTgacatgtaattaattattagaatttttaaaaaattgttttacagttacattttgaatatttatgtcaTAAGAAAGTAAACTATTCTTATTTAGTAGTTATGAAACAGTGTCAGTCATAAACTGCAGTTgaacaagaaaaccaaaacaggattaattttattgttaaaaattagcAAGAACATTAATTGATGCTTGAAAAATTATACTAGTACCAGTTACTGTGCTCTTATACCAGTGTACTATATTGTGATTGCAATGGAcagttatttcataaatattaaaaattttccaTCCAGGATATGATTCCATCTAAAGGTGGATTGATACAAGTTTTTCTATTGGTACATTTATTTTCACCCATTTTCAGTTGAGTTAGTCACATTGTCAACATCATACAAATTTTCAAAGGGTTTATAAATTTCAACATGactaaaatggagaaaacaattACAGATGAACAATAAAAAATTGTCACAAATTACTGCTTTACACAATGAAAggaaattttagtgttatactgCTGAAAAACTTAGTGTTTTGGAGGATATGATTCCAAGAAATGGAGCATTTCGTTGTAATTggagatttatatttttaagaaggGATGTTCACGAAAAAACACTTAGATAAATCATACTGTCcttaaaaaatgtcaaaatcagATTTAGACAatacacagaaaaaaattatagaaataaaaatatccatgGAGTTAGAATCAGCAAAAATTAGAGAGTTGTTCAAATGCAGTTCTAAGAAAATGTCTGGAATAGTTAAAATCATGGAACCTAATACTTAATACATGAATATGATTAGTTGTTGAGCTTTGCAAAGGATCACAAAAACTGGAAAAACAAATGGAACAATGCTATGTACTAACACAAGTTTGAGTTTTCTGAAGATGGGTAGTTTTTATATGGGTGTAAGAACATGAGTTTTAAGAAGTCTGTAgctaaaatattgaaacaagatggcaGCACTGTGAAGGTGTAGGAGATATTGTTTTCTTGCAGAAGTGAGAGATGTTAAAAGAGGTTGTATTATGAAGTAACAGTAACATCTTTacatataacattataatattattttacaatcatTTAGGAAACTTTATTATACATGTAGAAAATACTGTTCAGTAAAATGCTGTCTTTAATAACcagttttgtattactttgtaaCTGTAGTGGCATTAcctgtttttaatacttttttttttcttttctcaccaTGGAGTACAGATGGTGGTTGATTGCAACTTGTAGACtgtatgctgtttgtttttttcgcgATACTTATCTTTGTCATTGTTAATATAATGATCAGTTAAactaagattattatttttaaatttattttactaactCAGTCATTTTTATGCAGAACAACAGACAGCCACtataaaaattgaatatttaactTTCAAGCTTGCTtcatttagttaatttatttcaatcatgaatattaaaattCCATTTGATGTTAGAAatcttggttgtttgtttttgtagcttATTGAATGTGTAATGAATTTGTGAACCAGAGATGTATATTATAGCACTTATCTTTCTTCTTTGCATGCATGATTAAAAGTTTCTGATGACCAGTTAAAAAACCTTGACATTTTACTAGTCGTGTATGATCTTCTAACATTTACTGCAGCTAAGctctttttttaaaatgaaaagctTTAATGAGTATTACATACAGTGATTTTCATAAGTATTTCAAGAATTAcatttagttttagtttgtaaATAGGGTGTAGAATTTTTGGAAACAAAAACATGTCCAAGGcacaaaatgttagaaaaataacttgTCACCTTTGAGTAagatttgtagaatattttttatttaaaagggagcaataagaaaacaaaagtttggcATCTTGAATATTTAGAAAGCAGGATTATATACATTGATGGCTTATTtgtttctataaatttaaatctacaaatgattatcatatttattattatcatccaGACACAACATAGGTACTTAAAGTAGATCCAGTGTTGCTTAAAAGTTAGTAAAATCATAGTGTATTCTTAAGAAATATTTGAATCATAAGATGTGAAACaccaaaatactttttttactatatttttttattttttgccagTTGTTGATATTTTTATAGTGTAAAATGGATAAGCCAGATGTATATTCTAATAAGCAAACATGAATCATATTAAAGGCATAGATGCAAAGTGCTATATATTTGATTTtcccattttgaaaaaaaaattccttctttcataaaaaataatgtgaaatcaaaaatggattatttattaatccaaaaaacattacacattattatatgaaaaaaactgaaaaatttatttttggttGCTTTATATGCATTAGTCTTATCAGCAAAATGTGCATACTCTTCAGTATAATGCATTAGCAGCTCAGTTTTGTTAGAAATGGTGAACATGTAACTCTGTATACATGTTCAGATATTACAGTGTAGCATGAATAAAGACCCAACAGCTTTCATTAATTCTGCcatgaaataaaatgatgtataatatatatctaacatttaaaatattttactttcacctTTTTAAATATATCTCCTGTATTTTTCAGTCAAACATTGTGACTCTACTGCAGACAGAAATGATGTAATAATAGTGTTGCATTAATATAGGTATCTTTGTTACCATGTGTGTATGTTAGAATAAGggttttgaattttaaactttAGTAAGTATACACTAGACTTCATTGTTAGCAGTTTTAGAATTTGTATGTCTTCCTAGAAATACAAATGGAGTGTTTCTTTAACAACAGAATTAAATATACTTGTCCAACAGGTAAATTATAATAGTGAAACTTGTTTTCCCTCATGTAAATCTTGTTAACTTTGGCATCAGGTTATATGAATTCTACATCCTCTTGGTGCTATGATTTAGTAAACTTGCACaataatagaaaacattgttCAGTTACGTaaatcttcaaatatttattgtaagtcATTAGATTCCACAACTTTCAGTATGAAACTCTTGTAGATCTGTTTGAAAAGTGCATAGTTGCTCTGTGTGTATTACAggtataattatatgttttttactaaaaaaaacttttaagatACAAGAGATAAATCActgaaaatgtttcactttttatGTTTTAGGTGAAGTGTCAGAACTTGTCTTTAGAAATATTGATGTTATAATCTACACAAACTTGATGGCAACGTCTGACACCTTAGAGGAGGAGGAGGAATCGTTGGTATTAGTAGAGCTTACAGGTATAATTGATCTAGACTTGTATGGTCTGAAGGATAGGAACTGTAAGATTGTTGGACTAGAAGGCAACAAGCCAGTGCTTCAGCTTGATAACTACTACTTTGTTGGTGAATATGAAGATATTGTTGGAACAGCAGTGATATTTGAAGAGGTCATACCTCAAACCAAgaggaaaactgaaaaaaatctaaagtacttttgtaaaacaaataaaaaactagcTATGAAAAGAGCATTTCTTCaacaaaaacaatcagaaaatgATCCATCTATGAAACCACCTTCAGAAGAGGATGCATGTTTAGAAG
This genomic window from Tachypleus tridentatus isolate NWPU-2018 chromosome 10, ASM421037v1, whole genome shotgun sequence contains:
- the LOC143229513 gene encoding general transcription factor 3C polypeptide 6 is translated as MATSDTLEEEEESLVLVELTGIIDLDLYGLKDRNCKIVGLEGNKPVLQLDNYYFVGEYEDIVGTAVIFEEVIPQTKRKTEKNLKYFCKTNKKLAMKRAFLQQKQSENDPSMKPPSEEDACLEETVSRMRLSEETPTTMPSSSEEASVSNKTDQVQEVTDATKETDTI